The proteins below come from a single Faecalibaculum rodentium genomic window:
- a CDS encoding NAD-dependent epimerase/dehydratase family protein → MRNVLVIGGSGFIGSNLIRKLNQKGESVTSFDLHHTDYPVEGVKYMSGDFFDDENLERALDGIDAVYHCLSTVNPGNSNIRFMQGYARDFVQSVHLFDLCIKRGIKVIFLSSGGTIYGIQNEQPIREDAECKPINHYGSVKLCIESVMRTFNTQTHSNMLIARISNPYGPGQDFHKGVGFVDAAVKKTLSHEPIEIWGDGTVIRDYIYIDDVVEMLYALLDYNGEQEVFNVSSNEGISLNQVIECLRKLGYTPKVQYKDSRSVDVPAVVLDNEKIRMVYTGPLTSFQEGLAKYTDYLQHNGWEKSQDQE, encoded by the coding sequence ATGAGAAATGTATTGGTAATAGGTGGTAGTGGCTTCATTGGTTCGAATCTGATAAGAAAACTGAATCAGAAGGGGGAGTCTGTCACATCTTTTGATCTCCACCACACAGACTATCCCGTTGAAGGAGTTAAATATATGTCTGGAGATTTTTTTGATGATGAAAACCTGGAAAGAGCTCTTGATGGAATCGATGCTGTCTACCATTGCCTCAGTACTGTAAATCCTGGCAACTCCAACATTCGTTTCATGCAGGGATATGCCCGGGATTTTGTCCAGAGTGTTCATTTATTTGATCTCTGCATAAAGAGGGGAATCAAAGTGATATTTTTATCATCTGGCGGTACGATTTATGGTATTCAGAATGAGCAGCCTATTCGGGAAGATGCGGAATGTAAGCCAATTAACCATTATGGATCGGTTAAATTGTGTATTGAAAGTGTTATGAGAACGTTCAATACGCAAACGCATTCAAACATGTTAATCGCCCGAATTTCTAATCCTTATGGACCCGGGCAGGATTTTCATAAAGGTGTTGGATTTGTAGATGCGGCTGTGAAAAAAACACTGTCCCATGAGCCTATTGAGATATGGGGAGACGGTACAGTAATACGTGATTATATCTATATTGATGATGTAGTCGAGATGCTCTACGCTCTGCTGGATTATAACGGCGAACAGGAAGTTTTCAACGTTTCCAGCAATGAAGGTATTTCTTTAAATCAAGTTATCGAGTGTCTTCGAAAGCTGGGATATACGCCAAAAGTACAATATAAGGACTCAAGAAGTGTAGATGTTCCTGCTGTTGTTCTTGATAACGAGAAAATCAGAATGGTATATACAGGCCCATTAACTTCTTTTCAAGAAGGTTTGGCAAAATATACAGATTATCTTCAGCATAATGGATGGGAAAAGAGTCAGGACCAGGAATAG